The nucleotide sequence CAACCTCGAGAGGTTCTTTGAGGAGGTGGAGAACGTGAAGAACGACCTCCGCGGCCTCGAGAGCCTCTACCGCCGGCTGCAGGAAGCCAACGAGGAGAGCAAGACGGCCCACAGCGCGAAGACGATGAAGGCGGTCCGCGCGCGCATGGACGCCGACATTGGTCAGGTGCTACGGCAAGCTAAGGCGGTGAAGGCCAAGCTCGAGGCGCTGGACCAAGCCAACGCGCAGCACCGGAACATCCCCGGATGCGGCCCGGGGAGCTCGGCGGACCGGACTCGGACGTCGGTGGTTAGCGGGCTGGGCAAGAAGCTCAAGGACCTGATGGACGACTTCCAGGGGCTGAGGACGAGGATCGCGGCGGAGTACAAGGAGACGGTCGGGCGGCGGTACTACACGGTGACGGGGACGCACGCGGACGACGACACGATCGAGACGCTCATCTCGTCGGGGGCAAGCGAGACGTTCATGCAGAAGGCGATCCAGGAGCAGGGGCGGGGACAGGTGATGGACACGATATCGGAGATCCAGGAGCGGCACGACGCGGTGAAGGAGATCGAGAGGAGCCTACTGGACCTGCACCAGGTGTTCCTGGACATGGCCGCGCTGGTGGAGGCTCAGGGCCACCAGCTCAACGACATCGAGAGCCACGTCGCGCACGCCAGCTCGTTCGTTCGCCGGGGCACGGTGGAGCTGGAGACGGCGAGGGAGTACCAGAAGAGCTCCCGCAAGTGGTTCTGCATCGGCATCATTGCCGCTGCTCTCCTTATCACCTTCCTGCTGCTTCCCGTTCTGACCACCATGATTagataggagagagagagagagagagagagagagagagaggagcgggaGTCATGCTTTCTCTATCTGTAAAGACAATAACCTTCACAGATTTCTTTTATCGTTGTTGCAATGGATCTTTTCTTGGATCCCGGTCACTACAAAAACCTTAGAAGTTTTGATAGTTCTGACATTGCTGCAACGGATCATCTACAGTTCTTAATATGTTGCGTGACCGAGCTGAGCATGAACGAAGAACATGGGGTTGTTGATCATGAGCATGAACCGATGCATCAAATTTCGCCGGCAAAAATTAATAAGATTAGTGCCAACAGTAATTACAATAATAAGAAGATAGATTCACATTGAATCACACTCAGATATTAATGATCAACATATAATTGAGAAGTTAGTTTTGGTCAACTTCTACTCATCTGCCCACATGCATAAAAGTCCAACATAAATTGTTTGAGACTATCTCCCTAGTCATCCACATCGACAAAACGTCAAGAGGAGGACGTTGGGGTTGTTGCATATTATTCTCTCTAAAACTAAGTATAAAAGCTAATATCCGATGCTATACTAATTGGTTctctttttaagaaaaaattcatACCGAATAAGAGAACTTGATCACTAACTCGAGCGTCGGAGAAATCAGATCAAAAAATTTCTCTTGACATCAATCTTTGTGCAAGTGGCACCTTGAGATCTCGATACCTTAAAGCCATATCAAAGCCACCTCATATACTCCTGCACCCTGTAGTTTAAACTTTATAGGAACGATTTTGCCTCATGCTAACTCATTCACCACAAAGGTCGATACCTAAGCAGGGCCCCAAGTCACTAGGCCCAAAATGGCATCGTAGTGAATTCTTATGTGCCTTGCATCAATGACTGACAATAACTGTCATATCTTATCGAGATCAATAATTGTCCTATCTTATCAAGATCAGAGACCTGAATGATTAGGCGATTAACTTGATCTTATTCCAAGCTAGCTAGTAAGAAGGCTTAGGGATCAGGTATAAAAAGAAACCCATCAGCTCATGTCGAGAGGGGATTCTCTACACGTTAACTCAGTCATACAACTTACACTGTTGTCTTCTTCCCTTGgctaacttaagcatcagaggAGTCATGTCGGGTAACCCCTGGTGTCAGCCTGTCATGCAGGATCGTCAGTCGCCCAAAGACACTTGGATGACCCATCCTCTAGTGAAGGACCTCACAACCGAGCATATCCTAGTTCCTCTACCCGGTCTCACTGTTTTAAGGCCAGATCGATCTCGATGAATCATTCGTCTCTCTTGTGGGGGTTCTTATATGTCAATTTGCCATATAAGAACTCTCACATCAGCACAGAGGAGAATACAATGATGAATCTGCACCGTCAATAGTGAACCAACCATGTCGACTTACCAGTTGACGATCCTCATGACATTATCATTCCGACGCTATGAGGGTTAGAACGTCGTAGGCACACCCTTCTGTTACTCCTAATAAACGTTCGAGCGAAGAGATATTACCTCTAGTCCCAAGCCCCCTCAGGAAGAGAAGGCACTTATCCCAATTTAATATAATGATGGCTCTGCCTCATCTCAGGCATCGAGGCTCTATTCACATCTACTTATCTAGGGTTTTTCCCCTCGGGACTAGAGACAAGTCTCTTGCTCATCCCATCAAAAGCATTCTTGAGCCTCACTCAACGAGTCCAAACTCTTACTAATATAATGTAAATTATCACCCCACTTCTCCCTCAATTGACTTAGCCAATAATCCTAGTGTAACATCTCACCCTCGGATTGCCAACTACACTTTTTCCACACTTCATCTTCCAAGAGGGACAAGTGCAACATACTGCTAAGACACATCATGGCCCCATGCCTCCGCCTCATCCTCGGCACCAAGGATAGCCCAGGAAACCAGGCTTCAGCAGCCCTGTGCCTCTACCTCATACTCAACAACACCAAGGACAACCCAAGGAACTAGGTCTTAGCAACCCTATGCCTCTGCCTCATCCTCGATAGTGCCAAGGACAGCCAAGGGACCTAGGCTTCAGTAGCCTTATGCCTAAGGCTTGTCCTCGGTAGTGCTAAGGACAACCCATGAAACCATGCTTTAGCAGTCCAATGCCTCTGCCTCATCCTCGATAGTGTTAAGGACAGTCCAAGGAACTAGACCTTAGTAGCCTACACCTCCACCTCATCCTTGGAAGCACCCATCGGGCCTCCTCGAGCCTATGCTTGGCCTCCTTTGCTAGGCTTCAACAGCACTGTGCCTTCGCCTCATCCTTGCAACTTCTTTCATGCCTTCGTAAATTTCTACTCGACTTCCTTTGCTCGTAGCTCCAAGAGTAGCTCAGCGGCCTGAACCTTGGTAGTGCTGCACCTCAGCTTCCACTGTTGGTAAAATGCCATAGTATAAGTAGCTAAGGTAGATCTATTCCCCAGCCCATAGCGACCAAATTTAGACCCGTCATAAAAATCGCACCTTCAATCACCACACGCCAACGAAACCTAAAGAGGAGCACAACCCCCTGAGCACATCAAACCTTAAGGCAGTAAAAAGCTCCCTCCTAAACTAAGTAGGGTAAGGCGATACATCACATCTTAGACAAAACGCCTTAGCAGCAATAAATACCACCCATTGCAGCATCATCCACCACTGGTCAGGTATCATGACGGGTCCAACCTATCGCTTTAACGTACTCAAACTCCTTAACGGGTCTAACCTACCATTTCAACCTGGTCAAACCCCTTGGTGGGTCCAATCTACTACTTCAACATGGTCAAACCCCTTAACGAGTCCAATCTACCACTTTAATATGGTCAAACCCCTTAACGGGTCTAATCTACCTAAGGGTTGCACATAGGCTAAGCTCATATGCTCCCTAGCCATACACTCAGCATGAAGACCCGAGAGCTGCACCTAGGCTGAGCTCACGTGCTCCATAATCTTACACTTTGCATGAAGACCCGGGGGATGCACTTAGGTCGAGCTCACATGCTCCCTAGTCGTGCACTCAGCATGAAAGACCCGAGGGATGCACCTAAGCCGAGCCTGCATGCTCTCTATCCATGCACTCGGTATGAAGACCCTAGGATCATACCTCGGCTAGGATCGATACGCTCTTGACACCCTAGCCAACAAACTTCCATCAGAGCACATACCCAACAGAAGAGCACGCAAATGTACCATCCAAAGAAAGCCCCTGAATGACGCCCTTCCAAGAGGGGGGCAAATAATATGGATAATTTTGCCCCATGCCAACTCATTTGCCATAAAGGTTGACACCTAAGTAGGGCCCCAAGTCACCAGTCCCAAAATGACGTCATAATGTGTCTTAATATGCCCTGCATTAATGACTAACAATAACTGCTCTaccttatcaagatcaataatcaTCTTATCTTATCAAGATTAGAGACCAAAATGATCAGGCCAACTAGTAAGACGGCCTAGGGATCATGTATTAAAAAGAACCCATCAACTCACATTAAGGGAGAGACTCTCTACATACTAACTCAGTTATACAGCCGGCTTGTCATGTAAGATTACCAACCGCTAGAAGACACCGGGACGACCTAGCCTCCAGGGAAGGACTTCGCAGCCGAGCAGATCCCAATTCCTTTACTTGGTCTCACCGCTCTAAGGCCAGATCGACCCCAACGAACCGCCTACCTTGTAGATCTCCTACGTTGGTTTCTTACGCACTCCCACGTCAACAAGGAGAACACAAGAATAAATTTACGATAGTAAATCAATCATATTGACTCATCATACACCATCAAGACTATATTGGGTTCATGACACATCTGTTGAACCTATTAATAAATTCCTCTTTCGAGAATTCTACGATAGCATTACGTCATCCATGTTGAGTACTCACTCAAAAaatcattttaatttattttcatgtGAGTAATGTTTCGACAAAGTCCCTGTCATATTTGTTTTCACGAATACTTTATCGTTCGTTGATTCCCACTTAAGGGTCTTCGGTGAATAAGGATAAAAAGAAAAGGGCCTATATGTGAAATATTATCAGAAAAAAGGGGTTTTCTAAAAACGTTCCGTTAATTAAAGCACGGGATGGCCTCTGTGCGGTCGCCGAATAGATAATTAGATACTCGCTCCTGATTTGTCGCGTGCGAATTTCTCTTCCGATCGCCGTGTGTCCTTTCTACGCCCTTTCCAAACTTTCGTCGAATTCGCCCCCTTCATGCTTTCGTAACTGCGATCGAGGGGGAGGAGGAATCGATTTGGCCGCAGGACGACGCTGAAGTCGCTGCTCTTCGTGCATCGGTCGTCGAGACCCCTTGGTGAATTTCCGGTCCCTCGTAGCCGCGGCTGGATCACAGGTAGAGCGACCCAATTTGATTCGTATTTATTGTTTTTTTCTTGAGCAACCTCATCTGGTATTGCCTGGACACGATCATGATCGGAAAATTTCAGTTGGAATCTTTTCTGGCAAGAAAAACCCTAGTTTGGTTGTGCTATTTTGCAATCGAATCTTCTGGAACGCGGTCGAAAAATTAAAACTTTCTGCGAAGAATAGTTTTGTGCTGAATCTTGATTGCGTCCTGGGATTCATGGGGATTCCATGAAAATTCAAATTGGATCTGATGTATCCAACTGCCGTGATATTTTCCTATTCGACTATGATATATGACGCGACGCTCGCTCCAATTTATCAGAGTAATAGATTTTCATTTATCGATAGATTTAATTAACAGAACTCACCTGAATTTTACTTTTTGGATCCAATAACTGGAAAGAAGAGGGGAGAAAAAGGGGAAAATATGATTTCTTGGAGTGAGGTAAAGGCTTTAGGTGATCCTTGTGTTTCATACACTGTTTTTGGTCGGATTATGATGGCATCCGTTATCTAGGTATCAAGGATGTCTACTCCTGCAAGGAAAAGGCTGATGAGAGACTTCAAACGGTTGCAGCAGGATCCTCCAGCAGGTATCAGCGGTGCTCCCCATGAAAACAACATCATGCTATGGAATGCTGTAATATTTGGGTATGTCCATACGAATCATTTGGTGTAGTTTTACATGGTTAATACTGTGGGGTGATTTTATTGATACTTCTagcttggttttgaactgcagccCAGATGATACACCTTGGGATGGAGGTAAGCTATTTAGTGCTTTAGCCTCTGCTCAGGAAGTTGGAGCATTATGCTgattatctattatttttgtgaATGTCATTTTCTCCTGAACACATTTTTTGAGACTAAGCTTGTTGCTTGAATAACCAATTTCAATGTTAGTGATTAGTAGTTACATTTTTTTGTTGCATTCCATATGATAGGTAAAATTATGTTGTTATATTATATCATCCATTTCTATTTAGACTATAGCAAGCCTGGTTAACTGCATTTATGCTGAATTTAGATTTGATAAGGAAGATTGATATATCAGTTGAACCCACATCAATGAAACAACTAACTTTCCAACTAGCATCCACTTCACAACTACCTGACACCACACCTTTCTCCCCTTCAACGACAACCAAAGTCCCTACTGAAAAAGAATAATCAAGCAAACACTGCAGGATGTCGACATAATAATCTCACAGAAGAAAAGTCCAAATGggaaatcataatatattaaACTTTAATGCTGATGCAAGCTTATCCAATTGAGGAAGGATCAACAAAGTTTTCATAGCTATTTATTTAATGCCACAATCATAAAGTAGAATATAATGCTGCAGGACTCTAGCAATGGTGCAGTATAAAGAGGCAGGTAAAACTGTACAATCAATGACCCCACTCTGCAGGTTCAATAAGCAGAATACTGCAACACCCCAGGAGTATTACACCAATCTAAGTTAGTGTATATGAGATCCAGTAAGCCCTGCTTTAGGTTTTGAACATTCTACGAGTGAAATTCAGAAACAGAACCAAAGTAGACAAAACGTGTTGATTTGTTAACTCCATATATGCATAAATATCCCAGGCCTTGTAAGACAACTTTCACAAAGAGCATGCTTAATTTTGAAATATCATAGCATGTGTCTGTTGCCAGTCTTGAGGTTGAAATTATGTCTTGAAAACATTTcccaatatatttataattttctaGTCTCTTTGGAGTTTTCTATAATctaatattttacttttttttaccTTGACATCTGATTATGCCAAATTGAATAGCAAGCGaagatgatttgatgaatttttttGTTGTGCTATGTATGAGTTTCAAGAGGGTTTACATCTTCTATAGCCAAAGTATTATTCCTCTACTGATCCGTGCATTGGGCATATTACAATAATGATACAGTTATGCCAACTATGCTGCTAATGCATTATTTATTCTCTCTATTTGCTGGATTATACTGTATACCTGCTCCAAGTGTTCATCAgtagattttattattattattattttgcttcCTCTAAGCTTGAATTATCGGATCTGTCCAGGCACGTTTAAATTGACACTTCAATTTACAGAGGATTATCCAAATAAGCCACCATCTGTACGGTTTGTTTCTCGAATGTTTCATCCAAATAGTAAGTGGAATTACTGATTTCCTTTTTTTCATGAATGTTTAGAATTATGCTGCTTTGATATTGCTTTATTTTTCGATTCTTGGTGGCTATTGCTGTGATAGGAAATGTTTAAGACAACATCTTACACCTTAGAAAGATGAATGCCAAGACAAAAAGACTGCATGGTACCATCACTATATTGTAGCACCTGTCCAGAGATTCGGTGATCTGATGCTGTTACCTTGATATATCAGTATTAGGATGATGTGATTATCCGCTGAAATCCAAAACAGGGGTTGTTACCAGAGGTTAAATTTGGTCTGTTACTTTATGTTGGTTTCTTGGGTGGACAGATCAACTATAAAACTACTcaatcttgaattaattcattttGGTATTAGGCCAGTGATTGTCCAATGCTCTTGAATTAAGTTGAAATTTTTAAGGTTCATATTAAAAGAtagattctgatttttttttcttaactgtTTTATTGGAATGAAAAATTTAATGTTGAGCATCAACTGCTTGATGTGACATTAACAAGAGTTTCTTATATGGTAGATGCTGCAAAAATGATATGTATGGAGTTTGGTTCAGCATGTTAGTACCTGTTGAAGATGAATAATATCATGGAACAAAGCCTTTGCTATCTCCTAATGGGCTACCATAGAAACTTGAGATGCTTCAGCTTTGGCAAAATATGATGAGCACATTGAAATGTCCTAGAAGTGGTATTGCAAGTTTAGAATATCATGCTTGATATTGGGAAGGATCAATCTTGTTTTACTTCTCtttctttgtttctcttttttgGTTGGTGGGAGGGGGGCATTTACAGatctattaataaagatttaaatattctaagcttaactaaacatatgattttttacatatattaatagcagtgattgaaagaggcgctcgggcgaggcgaggcgaggcccgagcgcctcgttaatgtcccaggcggcgcgcttcaaacaggcgccgcctgggcgctcgcccgagcgcaggcgttgggcgcttcgggcgagcgcctgggtaaaccaagtgaccgaaccaggattttaggtctggttcggtcctggttcggttgttagttggttcaatcgaaccaactaaatcgatataacccttacccaaccctaacccgctgccgctactgctcccgatctcgctgctcgtcgctcctgctctcgctgtcgctgctcgtcgttgtcgctactcgcgcctcccgcgagccctccagctGCTCGCGCCTCTCGCGAGCCCAGTCGCgagccctcccgttgctcgcgcctcccgcgagccctccagctgctcgcgcctcccgcgagccctcccgctgctcgcccctcccgcaagccctctcgctgctcgtgcctcccgcaagccttccctctgctcgcgactcccgctgctcgcgcctcccgctccctttccctttcccgccgccgctcgccgctgcttcctcgtttctccgtcaggctcagtatacagtatactcttaatattaagttttgcTGAAtcttaatatataatataattaataattatatttattaattatattatatatttttatattttagcgcctcgcttcgctcgggcgagcgcctagcgcctcgggcgtttttggaccttggtgccttttggcgcctagcgctttttaaatcgctgattaATAGCGACAACATATTCATGTAGCCGACTCCAAATAATTGGGACTtacagttttgttgttgttgagggGAGCATTTACAATCAGAGAATGTTGCCAGCACTGGTATTGGAGAGACTTAACCAGTTATCTGTTAGCTATACCTACAGCTTTTACATGCTGTTGCTTTAAAAAAGAAACCAAGCTTCTGGCTTTGAGAGATTATAATGGAAAAGAAAGAGTAATACTTCATAGTATCTTTTGCAATGATCACTAATGGATTTAGGTTTCGGCTGTAACTTCCCTTTCCAACGAGTGATTGAGACAAAAAAGGTAGTATAGACTGGATTTATCTAGAATCACTTAAGATTAGGATTTTTATCATGGGTTCCTGTGGTGTCTTGGTGACTTGGGGTTACTAACCATACTGGCTCAGCCAAAATTTCAAACAAACCTAGTTGCTCGTTCACTTACAATTCCTTGTATGATTCAAGTCTTCGAGACCGTAAAAGTGTGAGTCATAGACTTTCCTGCTGTTGTGCAGCATTCAGAAGGGAGTCATTTTAAGGGATGGTTGTGAATGAAAATTTTTTGTCAAATTATTGGGGTTTTCCTAGCTGGACAAATTCTTCAACAAATGGATTGCATGATTGAATAAAAATGATGGTTCTGGGTGTTCTAGATTTTCTTATATAATTCATGATTAGAAGCCCTATTATCAGCTAAGTTGGGTTCTTTGATAGATTTTTGGTAAGGAAGACCTTTTGGTTACCTTTGATGTAATGTTGTTAAGCTGTCCCTTGTCATTTTTTCTCTACAGGAACTTTCTAGTTATTTAGATGTGTACTTAATCTTGTTATCATTTTGGGTGTAACATTATTCTTTTGGATAGTCCTGATGATTTTTGAATAAATGTACAGTTTATGCAGATGGTAGCATATGCTTGGATATTTTGCAGAACCAGTGGAGCCCAATATATGATGTAGCTGCAATTCTTACCTCCATCCAGGTACTGAATCCTTTATTTCTCCTACATTTTTCTCGAGCTGTCCTTAAAGTTGTTGACTAATGAACATCCATCACTTTTTTCTCCTGTTACTACTTTCTGATGCTTATATACATATTTTTTGCAACATAAGGTTTCCTGGCCTGTATTTATTTGTCAAACATTGTTGTTAAACTAATAATTTCTTGTGAGATGATAACATTACTGGTACAGGTCAGGAGAGCTTACAGTTATAGATCCTTTTTAGAATATTGTTCATAGCTTAGGATAGCTTATGTTGCACGTATGTAGGATTAAGatgtaagaaaatatttttttttcccttgagTTGTCAGTCAGCATTTTTCATCAGGAACTGCACCAGTAAAATTTTCACTATTGTCATATTGGCATTGGACAAATGCTTCAGAAGTttgtttaatgtttgagtatgtaAATATCACACACGGTTTATAGTTCAATATGCAACTGTAATTATTGCATAGATTGGTTCTACATCCTTGGTCGTGTAGATGTCTCACTAGATATATTGGCACCATACATCATCTGTGAACAAGTCATGTTCCCTATGTCATGGGCTTGGTTGTAGCACTCTTTGTTCTAGGTAACAACAGCaaattgatatttacatttgaccGACTAGTTTTGCAGACAATGTTGTAGCAATTGATATTAATTCAATGTGTTCCAGAATAGACATGTGGGGAGGTAATAAATTTGTAGGTCTTCACATTTTTGTTGGGGAGTGACATACACTTTATGTGTGTGGTGATATAGTAAACCATTTGGTGGTGGCTATCTATGTATACGGTACAATATCCTGCGTGTCAattctttttcaataatttacGAAAGGTTGCATATGGATTATTGTCTGCTAATACCAGAACCAATTCTTTGTTGCAGTCATTGCTGTGTGATCCAAATCCCAACTCGCCTGCAAATTCTGAGGCTGCGCGCTTGTTCAGTGAGAACAAGCGTGAATACAACAGGAAAGTGCGCGAGATCGTTGAACAAAGCTGGACGGCGGATTGATGATGGATTCAACTCCACTCCCTCTGGTAGAAATGTTGCACGCATTTATGTTACAGAAACGATTGCCTGTTTGCCTGAATCTTCATAATCCAGCAGAAAAACTGGAATAATTTCCTTGGTTGATGTTGACAACTacatatcttttttctttttttttctttggtgtgTAGACACATTTGGCTTGCTCTTCTGTTAGACTGTGAAATAGTTTAGAAGGTTGCAGCTGTATATGTCTACCATACGAAggcaggttatatatatatatatatatatattcctacaCTATACGTTataatatgcatgcatgcatacgaAGGTTTTTAATCTCATATTTCACTGATGTTTGCTCGTACGAGAAACGTACAGAATTGATCTTTTTCTAAATATTAGACTAATATTTCGAGAGAGAGACGGAAAAGGGGTGATTGTAGAGCTCTTACCTTCGGCAGTGGGTGATGACGGAGCAGTTGTGGGAGTAGGGGTTGTCCCAGGCGATAGTTGTAGTGGGGCTGAGTGTAGTAGGAGCAAGCAAGGATACGATTGGCCATCTTCGTCCCCAACTTGAACTCATCCCCCGCGAGGCACTCCAAAGGGCTGCTGATTGATACATGGTGACCAGAACTGTTGCTTCAAGAACAACACAGTAAACACATTATTAGCACAAGCACACAGCCTGTCAAAAACCTCACTACGCCACAGAGCATGCCATTAAGAAGATCAAGAATGTGTTTCTGGGCAGCGGTAATTCCAGTGAAATCTCAAAGTATTAATCCTTCCAATTTCACAACATCACGGAGATGTTAAGCCTCGCTGAGATCAAGCTCCATTCTGCCAAAGGTTTTATTTACTCTGCCCTTACTATTCCAAAAGGCTTACTTGAGAGAGAATATATGTAAATCATCATGAAAGAACCAACAAAAACGACAAAGTTTCTGCAAATTAATACCACAGCCTGGTACAGCATATTTAACAGGTGAAAAAAATTACTAGCAAAATCCAGTTACCGTAAGGTGAAAGCCAAGAAATCTTCTGGCATTGCCAAACATACgagtcatgaaatcaaaagatgcCATTCCAACAGGAGAAACGGAGTGATCTTACAGTCTCAGAGAATTTACGTTAGGGCCTGAGGACCAAGGCCAGGCCAACCTTGGCACTCTTCTCGATTGCTTTTGTGTCGACCTCCCCAGAGATGGTGACAAACGATTTGGGCCTCCACTCATGTTGGATTAATGCACTAGCTTTGCCACAGTTGTTAAAGCGAGCCTTGACATTGGTAAGAGGATCCAGGGTATGTTGCGTCCCAAAGGTCATGGTATTCTCATTGCTCGAAAAACAGTGAGTGAGCTCTGCTCCAACTGCTGTACTTAACGGACTCACCAGGTGGTAATAGGAGGCAGTTACGCTGTCTCCCTTGTCATTCCTACATGCAGGTTTGAAATCAACCACTTAGAATCCACGTCATATCCCTTATCAGGGTTCAAAGAGTAGTTAGCTGTTAGATGTTATTTGCATTCCTCTATCATATGGTAGTAAAGATCGAAATAGCTTCCAGTTCAAAAAATAAGGGAAACTTTAGATAACTCTTACACGGTTAACGAGGCAATAAGATCAGCATTGATTACATTCAAACCTCCATTGCATTTGATGAAGTTTCCTGTTGCAGTATCAAACGATACATCAGCTCCAACAGCATAAGTATTAGTTCCAACAACTCCGGAAAGGTTGACAACAGGGTTAGCAGTCAATCCAATCCCAGCAGTTACACCTGCATAATTATGCAGGTACTGCAGCTCAACCTACAAGACAC is from Musa acuminata AAA Group cultivar baxijiao chromosome BXJ1-6, Cavendish_Baxijiao_AAA, whole genome shotgun sequence and encodes:
- the LOC103986980 gene encoding ubiquitin-conjugating enzyme E2 2 isoform X3 — its product is MSTPARKRLMRDFKRLQQDPPAGISGAPHENNIMLWNAVIFGLVLNCSPDDTPWDGGTFKLTLQFTEDYPNKPPSVRFVSRMFHPNIYADGSICLDILQNQWSPIYDVAAILTSIQSLLCDPNPNSPANSEAARLFSENKREYNRKVREIVEQSWTAD
- the LOC103986980 gene encoding ubiquitin-conjugating enzyme E2 2 isoform X1; protein product: MISWSEVSRMSTPARKRLMRDFKRLQQDPPAGISGAPHENNIMLWNAVIFGLVLNCSPDDTPWDGGTFKLTLQFTEDYPNKPPSVRFVSRMFHPNIYADGSICLDILQNQWSPIYDVAAILTSIQSLLCDPNPNSPANSEAARLFSENKREYNRKVREIVEQSWTAD
- the LOC103986980 gene encoding ubiquitin-conjugating enzyme E2 2 isoform X2, which codes for MISWSEVSRMSTPARKRLMRDFKRLQQDPPAGISGAPHENNIMLWNAVIFGPDDTPWDGGTFKLTLQFTEDYPNKPPSVRFVSRMFHPNIYADGSICLDILQNQWSPIYDVAAILTSIQSLLCDPNPNSPANSEAARLFSENKREYNRKVREIVEQSWTAD
- the LOC135675803 gene encoding mitochondrial outer membrane protein porin 1-like, with protein sequence MGPGLYSDVAKRARDLLYKDYQTDQKFTITTSTLNGVSITTSGTKKNELIFGELQSQWKNNNISVDVKATSDSKFATTVTVDELTPGLRSIFSVIIPDQRSGKVELQYLHNYAGVTAGIGLTANPVVNLSGVVGTNTYAVGADVSFDTATGNFIKCNGGLNVINADLIASLTVNDKGDSVTASYYHLVSPLSTAVGAELTHCFSSNENTMTFGTQHTLDPLTNVKARFNNCGKASALIQHEWRPKSFVTISGEVDTKAIEKSAKVGLALVLRP
- the LOC103986980 gene encoding ubiquitin-conjugating enzyme E2 2 isoform X4, which codes for MSTPARKRLMRDFKRLQQDPPAGISGAPHENNIMLWNAVIFGPDDTPWDGGTFKLTLQFTEDYPNKPPSVRFVSRMFHPNIYADGSICLDILQNQWSPIYDVAAILTSIQSLLCDPNPNSPANSEAARLFSENKREYNRKVREIVEQSWTAD
- the LOC103986979 gene encoding syntaxin-124-like: MNDLLSTTSFKQYTNLKHQVQMDQMEAGMNGPGADVGANLERFFEEVENVKNDLRGLESLYRRLQEANEESKTAHSAKTMKAVRARMDADIGQVLRQAKAVKAKLEALDQANAQHRNIPGCGPGSSADRTRTSVVSGLGKKLKDLMDDFQGLRTRIAAEYKETVGRRYYTVTGTHADDDTIETLISSGASETFMQKAIQEQGRGQVMDTISEIQERHDAVKEIERSLLDLHQVFLDMAALVEAQGHQLNDIESHVAHASSFVRRGTVELETAREYQKSSRKWFCIGIIAAALLITFLLLPVLTTMIR